The following nucleotide sequence is from Zea mays cultivar B73 chromosome 1, Zm-B73-REFERENCE-NAM-5.0, whole genome shotgun sequence.
GATCTTTTTTTATGTTATCAAGTACATTAGTACAAATACgaataaaatattacataaattgttttatgtattatttgctctctacaacacaaaaagttgaaaaaattaccgaatttatttccgaatccataccgaagtttatatctattatttaaaaaaatatatgatgaatttgaggtttaccttttatgaatctttagaagttgaatgttaaaaacaagaatacaaatttgtattatagattctatatcctatttattcgcaatcaaagaaaaacgactaaaaaactgattaccgaataaataccgtttccgaccgttttcatccctaagtaTAACGACGTGTGGCCTCCTAAATAAGACAATTCTTAATGGGCCATTCATCGTTGATGGGAGGTAAGTTGTGCTGTGAAGGCCCTACCCCTACGCCCGACCGCGCTGGACCCAAGCATCATGGATGCAAGTCACGTCCACTCCATGAGCAACGTGCACAACGGCAGCACAGTTGAAATTATAGGTGTTGTATCATCGTCTTCTACGAGATGGAGCATCACCGTCACCAAACGTTAAATTAGGGGCTAGAGAAacactaagggcttgttcggttctccctcaatccatatggattgagggggattgagggggtttcaatccccAGTAAGTTAAAATCCCCTCTGATCCGTATCAATCTCATccgatccatatggattgaaaataaccaaaCAAACCCTAATCAACGTGCGGCTTCTGACGCGAGCCGTGACGTCCGAGCGCCAGCGATAACCTGTATAAAGTAGGGGTAAACTCGCAGTTGCAACACCGGCAGTCTGCGATCAAACCGCACGCAAGCGAACCACAGCGTGCTCGCCATCTCACTGACTGTGACGACGGCAACAAGCCAGTGAGCAGCTCGCCATGGCAGCAGTGTCCACCGCGCCGGCGCTCGAAGGCCGCATCGCGCTCGTCACCGGTGGCTCCCGGGGCATCGGCCGCGAGGTGTCGTCCCACCTCGCCGCGCTCGGCGCGCGTGTCGTGGTCAACTACGCCACCAACCCGGCCAAGGCCGAGGAGCTCGTCGCGGAGCTCGCCTCGCGCGGCCTCCGCGCCGTGGCCGTGCGCGCGGACGTCTCCGACCCGGCCGCCGTGCGCGCGCTCTTCGACCGCGCCGAGGAGGCATTCGGGTCCCCGCCCCACGTAGTGGTCGCCTGCGCGGGCATCATGGACGCCAAGTACCCCGCGCTGGCCGACACTGCCGTCGAGGACTTCGACGCCACGTTCGCGGTGAACACGCGCGGCAAGTTCCTGGTGTGCCGGGAGGCCGCCCGGCGCATCCCCCCCAACAGCGGTGGGCGCATCATGACGTTCTCGTCCACGACGGTTGCCGTGCTGCCGCCGGGCTACGCGGCGTACGCTGCGTCCAACGCCGCTGTGGAGGCGATGACGAGGGTCCTGGCCAAGGAGGTGGCGGCGAAGGGGATCACGGCCAACGTGGTGGCGCCGGGCCCTGTGCGCACGGAGCTCTTCCTTGCCGGGAAGGATGAGGCGTTCCTAGAGAGGATAAAGAACTCCATGGGTATAGCCGAGACGACAGACATAGCGCCCGTGGTGGCGTTCCTGGCGAGCGAGGCCTCGGGCTGGGTGAACGGGCAGGTTATCAGGGTCAATGGGGGCGTCGCATGAGTGCGGCGTTGTTATTATTACCTCATTATCTGCCATGGCTTTCCAAGGATGTTGTTTTCCTGACGTGTCTATCTACGTGACTGAATGAAAAAGGTTGTACATCTCGGGCTCCATAGAAGTAGTTTTCAGTTGTACATTTCTACGGTTCTTTGGGAGAAATATCGTAGCAAAGTATTATGCTCACAATTTTCAGGCAGTCACCTTCGCCTATTATCATCATCCGCGCCTTCATCGAACACACCAGATGAGCCAACACGGAAGTCGAGCTGCTTCTGATGTTTCTGCCTCCGCCGCTGGTCGAACTCTTCCCACCCCTCCACCTGTTAGGGAATTGGAACATGTCAAAAAAAATGACCACGGAACATGTCAATTTGAGAATGCCACTGGAAAATGCCTCTAACAGAGCCCAAAGACAACTTGCGCGGTCAAATTAATCAGCTGTACTTGTCTcaaaaaatggatgaatacataaaAAAACTGCATCTCTACTAGGCCACTGCTAACAAATGATGATATTAGACACATAAATATAGAGTGTAACCATACAAAGCAGATCGCAATATAATACGGCAATGAAGGTAAGAAAGTAGTATCAATACTAACAAAGTGCGAAGGGAAAATATGAACATGCAAGCGCAGGCATGAAGACTCCAAGGAAATGGTACCTGTCGAAGAACATCATTTGTGATTTCTGTGCCATGGAGATCCAGTGTAGTAAGCTGCGAGCACTTTTTGAAAAACGCTGCTGGCAAGGACGTAAGGCCATTGTTGCTTATAAGCAAATTCTGTTGAACAAATTTGTTTCATATAAAGAATGTTACACACTGGTAGATATCTTATATGCAAAGCCTGCTGAATAAATTTGCTTCATATAAAGAATGTTACACAATGGTCGTTAGGAGTAAAGTGCAACTGCAAATGAAAAATAAGAACAAATCTGTACCAAAAAAGAGACAAATAAACATTACCCTCAACAAATATCGTAGAAGAGCCAGAAACAGCATGATACAAAAGTTTCGTCAAGTTAAACTGAACTGGTCCACTAATATGTGCTAATGAAATAATAGAATTCGAGAACAAGCGACTCTTTCTGGCTGTCCAGGTCATAAACCCAAAGTTCCATGCATGATATACTGAGAAGCAAAAAGAAAATAACTCTGCAGTCCTAAGACCATAAAACTGCACGCACAAGTTTTGTTCCACAATAGATATTGAAATATCATACATCTTGTAGTTTCGCAGCTATCCACGGGACTAACTCTGTATTCATTTATACACCTTCTATGTGACCATTGTTGCAATTGGACAATAAATATTCTGTGGTTTCATCCATATTGTGAAAATCATTGCTATCTCACAATGAGAAAACTGGAATTTTAACAAATTAAGATAACAGAATATGCTAATTCAGCACTTCATTTCCTGTAAGCGATGATATATCAATATACCATCTTAGTAATTTTATCTTATTTTCTAACAAATGCACCTTTCATGCATCTAAAGGCACACACACCTTAAGATTACGAAGGTTCGCAAAGGTCTCTGGCAGTTCAGTTAAGAGATTTGATGACAGGTGAACCTGAAAAATTCAAAAATCAGGTTCAATACAGAGTACTCTTCAAGAATATATGAGGCACAAGCAGGCCAATATGTGAGAGACAACACACCACAGTGAGAGATTCACAATCTCCTATTGATGAAGGCAATGAAGTTATCCTGCCAACAAGTGTAAACAAGTCAAATGTGACATACAACATAACATTTAAGTTTTATTCCTTAACAGAACAGTACTAGTATAGTTTCCATAAGAagtaacaagaaaaacatttcttctcccaataatttttctTCTA
It contains:
- the LOC100285462 gene encoding versicolorin reductase, giving the protein MAAVSTAPALEGRIALVTGGSRGIGREVSSHLAALGARVVVNYATNPAKAEELVAELASRGLRAVAVRADVSDPAAVRALFDRAEEAFGSPPHVVVACAGIMDAKYPALADTAVEDFDATFAVNTRGKFLVCREAARRIPPNSGGRIMTFSSTTVAVLPPGYAAYAASNAAVEAMTRVLAKEVAAKGITANVVAPGPVRTELFLAGKDEAFLERIKNSMGIAETTDIAPVVAFLASEASGWVNGQVIRVNGGVA